From one Lactiplantibacillus paraplantarum genomic stretch:
- the rplU gene encoding 50S ribosomal protein L21, with protein MYAIIVTGGKQYKVEAGQAIYVEKLDAAAGDKVTFDQVVFVGGDTTKVGTPTVDGATVEGTVEKQGRDRKVVTFKYKAKKGQHTKKGHRQPYTKVTIDTINA; from the coding sequence GTGTACGCAATTATTGTAACTGGTGGTAAACAATATAAAGTTGAAGCAGGCCAAGCAATTTACGTTGAAAAACTTGACGCTGCAGCTGGCGACAAGGTTACTTTTGATCAAGTAGTCTTTGTTGGTGGTGACACAACTAAGGTTGGAACGCCGACTGTTGATGGTGCGACGGTTGAAGGTACTGTTGAAAAGCAGGGCCGTGACCGTAAAGTGGTTACTTTCAAGTATAAGGCCAAGAAGGGCCAACATACGAAGAAGGGTCATCGCCAACCATACACTAAGGTAACGATCGACACAATTAATGCATAA
- a CDS encoding dUTP diphosphatase, whose amino-acid sequence MLELATLLQQSIRLDRDITARQQIHWRPQERLQNAMVSLDVELAEMANTSEWFKVWKIYRGKADPDKTHRETLLNEYVDAMDFFFLVSAIQQWTHLIPVTAEQLTSITAKPTTDLNKQYLAIKHLLYDAYFNHRRESYQHAWHVFLKIGLVDFGFDQDEIQAAFTAKNHVNEQRQANNY is encoded by the coding sequence ATGCTAGAATTAGCAACGCTATTGCAACAATCAATCCGCTTAGACCGTGATATTACAGCACGTCAGCAGATTCATTGGCGGCCACAAGAACGATTGCAAAATGCAATGGTTTCGCTGGACGTGGAACTAGCTGAGATGGCGAATACATCGGAGTGGTTTAAAGTTTGGAAAATTTACCGGGGTAAGGCTGATCCAGATAAGACGCACCGAGAGACCTTGTTGAACGAATATGTGGATGCCATGGATTTCTTTTTTCTTGTTTCGGCCATTCAACAGTGGACACATTTAATTCCAGTCACGGCTGAGCAATTGACCAGTATCACGGCCAAGCCAACGACAGATCTGAACAAACAGTATTTAGCAATTAAGCATTTATTATATGATGCCTACTTTAACCATCGACGGGAAAGCTATCAGCATGCTTGGCACGTTTTCTTAAAGATCGGTTTAGTTGACTTTGGGTTTGATCAAGATGAGATTCAAGCAGCTTTTACTGCTAAAAATCATGTTAATGAGCAACGTCAAGCGAATAACTATTAA
- the rpmA gene encoding 50S ribosomal protein L27 encodes MLMNLQFFSHHKGGGSTANGRDSAGRRLGAKRADGQTVKNGNILYRQRGTHIYPGVNVGRGGDDTLFAMADGVVRFERKGRDKRQVSVYPAK; translated from the coding sequence ATGTTAATGAACTTGCAATTCTTCTCTCACCATAAAGGTGGCGGTTCAACTGCCAACGGTCGTGATTCAGCTGGTCGGCGTTTAGGCGCTAAGCGGGCTGACGGCCAAACTGTTAAGAATGGTAACATTCTTTATCGTCAACGCGGAACCCATATTTACCCAGGTGTAAACGTTGGCCGTGGTGGCGACGATACATTATTTGCAATGGCTGACGGTGTCGTTCGTTTTGAACGCAAAGGTCGCGACAAGCGCCAAGTATCTGTTTACCCAGCAAAATAA
- a CDS encoding ribosomal-processing cysteine protease Prp: MIQATISRNATGQVTAFKLTGHADSGAYGQDIVCAAVSVLAISTINGIEQVAHLQPAVQSDETNGGLLIADFTKLDLANSQLQTLLESFTLGLNDVATNYGDYIRVREQTR, translated from the coding sequence ATGATTCAGGCAACCATTTCTCGTAATGCAACCGGTCAAGTGACCGCTTTTAAATTGACGGGACATGCTGATTCAGGTGCTTATGGACAAGACATCGTTTGTGCGGCGGTTTCGGTGTTAGCAATTAGTACAATCAATGGGATTGAACAAGTTGCCCACTTACAGCCCGCAGTGCAAAGTGATGAAACTAATGGTGGGTTACTAATTGCAGATTTTACTAAGTTAGACTTAGCAAACTCCCAATTACAAACTTTACTTGAAAGTTTCACGCTTGGTTTGAACGATGTGGCCACGAATTACGGTGATTATATCCGGGTTCGTGAACAAACAAGATAA
- the glnA gene encoding type I glutamate--ammonia ligase, whose translation MAKQSYSKDDIRRIVKEENVNFLRLMFTDLFGTIKNVEVPVSQLDKLLDNKLMFDGSSIDGFVRIEESDMYLYPDLSTWLIMPWNTEHGKIARIICEVYTADRKPFEGDPRNNLIRVLNDMREAGYTSFNCGTEPEFFLFKMNEKGEPTTELNDKGSYFDLSPMDLGENCRRDIALELERLGFNVEASHHEVAPGQHEIDFKYADALSAADHIQTFKLVVKTIARKYNLWATFMPKPLNGVNGSGMHVNMSLFHDQGNAFYDANDKSGLELSSDAYHFLGGLMKHARSYTAVTNPTVNSYKRLVPGYEAPVYVAWSASNRSPMIRIPSARGLSTRLELRSVDASTNPYLAFAAVLEAGLDGIKNGIEPPKSVDRNIYVMDEDERSAAGIADLPSTLHNALKEFQTDPTMKKALGPHIYQSFLEAKRLEWASYRQQVSEWERDQYMELY comes from the coding sequence ATGGCAAAACAGTCCTATTCAAAAGACGATATCCGCCGCATCGTCAAAGAAGAAAACGTTAATTTTTTGCGGTTAATGTTTACTGATTTATTTGGCACAATTAAGAACGTTGAAGTTCCGGTTTCACAACTCGACAAACTTCTGGATAACAAGTTGATGTTTGATGGTTCATCCATCGATGGGTTTGTTCGGATCGAAGAAAGTGACATGTACCTGTATCCTGACTTATCAACTTGGTTGATTATGCCTTGGAATACGGAACATGGAAAAATTGCACGGATCATCTGTGAAGTTTACACCGCTGACCGTAAGCCGTTTGAAGGTGACCCACGGAACAATTTGATTCGTGTCTTGAATGATATGCGGGAAGCAGGTTATACGTCATTTAACTGTGGGACTGAACCTGAATTCTTCTTATTTAAAATGAATGAAAAGGGCGAACCAACGACTGAATTGAACGATAAGGGGAGTTACTTTGACTTATCGCCAATGGACTTAGGTGAAAATTGTCGTCGGGATATTGCACTTGAACTCGAACGGCTTGGCTTTAACGTTGAAGCCAGTCACCATGAAGTTGCACCTGGCCAACATGAAATTGACTTTAAGTACGCGGATGCCTTATCTGCAGCCGATCATATTCAAACATTCAAGTTGGTCGTTAAGACCATCGCACGGAAATACAACTTGTGGGCAACCTTCATGCCTAAGCCGTTAAACGGTGTTAATGGTTCTGGGATGCATGTGAACATGTCCTTGTTCCATGATCAAGGGAATGCTTTTTACGATGCTAATGACAAGAGTGGGTTAGAATTGTCATCCGATGCTTACCATTTCTTAGGCGGTCTGATGAAGCATGCACGTTCTTACACGGCTGTTACGAATCCAACGGTCAACTCATACAAACGGTTGGTTCCAGGATACGAAGCACCAGTGTACGTGGCTTGGTCAGCCTCTAACCGGTCACCAATGATTCGAATTCCAAGTGCACGCGGCTTATCAACACGTCTTGAATTACGGAGTGTGGATGCATCAACTAATCCATATTTAGCCTTTGCAGCAGTGCTGGAAGCTGGCTTAGATGGTATCAAGAATGGCATCGAACCACCAAAGAGTGTTGATCGTAACATTTATGTCATGGATGAAGATGAACGTTCAGCAGCTGGTATCGCTGACTTGCCATCAACGTTACACAACGCTCTGAAAGAATTCCAGACAGATCCAACAATGAAAAAAGCGTTGGGGCCACATATTTATCAGAGTTTCTTGGAAGCTAAACGGCTAGAATGGGCATCATACCGTCAGCAAGTTAGCGAATGGGAACGTGATCAGTACATGGAACTGTATTAA
- a CDS encoding M24 family metallopeptidase — MKSRVERLQKQFDQLKIDAFLVSSEANLQYLTGMADMAGDGYLLVLAQGVYLITDARYQTAFADQYDDQHLIITRDYLGAVCEIIANTHTGVMGFEADIPYAAYSYLDENLVSDLVALPDVVDDLRITKSSDEIDCLRASAHLADAGFEYVTSIVRPGMREVDVSNLLDAFMRTHGASGPSFTTIVLGGARAALPHGTASKAVLAAGQLVTLDFGYFLNGYTSDMTRTFALGTPDAKLVTAYQAVQAAQQAVVDQVKAGAATAQLDAVGRDLLTKAGYGSAFNHGMGHGIGLAIHEGPLISKNTTATLVANSVVTVEPGVYFPDLGGMRIEDDVLVTTDGHERLTTATRDLLIL; from the coding sequence ATGAAGAGTCGAGTTGAACGGTTACAAAAACAGTTTGATCAGTTAAAAATTGATGCGTTCTTAGTCTCAAGTGAGGCTAATTTACAATATTTAACAGGAATGGCGGATATGGCTGGTGATGGTTATTTATTGGTGCTGGCCCAAGGTGTTTACCTGATTACGGATGCCCGTTATCAAACAGCCTTTGCTGATCAGTATGATGATCAACACTTAATCATTACTCGTGACTATCTGGGGGCAGTTTGCGAGATTATTGCAAACACGCACACGGGGGTCATGGGTTTTGAAGCCGATATTCCATATGCCGCATACAGTTATTTGGACGAGAACTTGGTCAGTGATTTAGTAGCCTTGCCAGACGTGGTTGATGATCTTCGAATCACGAAGAGTTCTGATGAAATTGACTGTCTACGAGCGAGTGCTCACTTAGCGGATGCTGGCTTTGAATATGTAACAAGTATTGTACGGCCAGGGATGCGCGAAGTTGATGTCAGCAATTTACTAGATGCGTTTATGCGGACGCACGGCGCTAGTGGGCCTTCGTTTACGACGATCGTGCTCGGTGGTGCGCGGGCGGCTTTGCCCCACGGAACCGCCTCTAAAGCTGTTTTGGCAGCCGGTCAACTTGTGACGCTTGATTTTGGTTACTTCTTAAATGGTTATACGTCTGATATGACACGGACGTTTGCATTAGGAACACCAGATGCGAAGCTGGTCACAGCTTATCAGGCAGTTCAAGCAGCCCAACAAGCCGTGGTTGACCAAGTCAAAGCGGGGGCGGCAACCGCCCAGTTGGATGCCGTGGGCCGAGATTTACTGACGAAGGCCGGTTATGGTAGTGCTTTTAACCACGGAATGGGCCATGGCATTGGCTTGGCCATACACGAAGGCCCGTTGATTTCCAAGAATACAACGGCAACCTTAGTTGCAAATAGTGTCGTGACCGTGGAGCCCGGGGTGTACTTCCCAGATTTAGGTGGGATGCGGATTGAAGACGATGTCTTAGTGACCACCGATGGGCATGAAA
- a CDS encoding TetR/AcrR family transcriptional regulator, producing the protein MSHEMDPRVDKTRRRLRQALITLLQTETVDNISVQKLTSTASITRGTFYLHYKDKPAFVDQALDDLVSELFAAAIVTVSVSDIMTNPLDPLQRVQVFSLSKALAYISQHAEAFETLLLDQRQLAVDQRINQQMTTWMTKFHHDFEDQFADLEVPVSIQVAYYVAATVGLMTDWLANDMIYTPHYLTKCIKKMHHLMAVGSISFTDFFVN; encoded by the coding sequence ATGAGCCATGAAATGGACCCGCGCGTCGATAAAACTCGGCGCCGTTTGCGGCAAGCATTAATTACATTATTACAGACAGAAACCGTTGACAATATTTCCGTGCAGAAGCTGACGAGTACTGCGTCGATTACACGGGGAACTTTTTATTTACACTATAAAGATAAACCAGCTTTTGTTGATCAGGCTTTAGATGACTTGGTCAGTGAATTGTTCGCGGCGGCAATCGTAACGGTTTCGGTGAGCGATATTATGACGAATCCACTTGATCCGTTGCAACGCGTACAAGTTTTCTCATTGTCAAAGGCGTTAGCGTATATTAGTCAGCACGCCGAAGCGTTTGAGACGCTATTGTTGGATCAACGCCAGTTAGCAGTTGATCAGCGGATCAATCAGCAGATGACGACGTGGATGACGAAATTCCATCATGACTTTGAAGACCAGTTTGCAGATTTGGAAGTGCCGGTTAGTATTCAAGTTGCATACTATGTAGCTGCTACGGTCGGTTTGATGACCGATTGGCTGGCCAATGACATGATCTATACGCCACATTATTTAACTAAGTGCATCAAGAAAATGCATCATCTGATGGCGGTCGGTAGCATTAGCTTTACGGACTTTTTTGTAAACTGA
- a CDS encoding MerR family transcriptional regulator — MKEKELRRSLAVLPIGTVMKLTDLSARQIRYYEEQALITPERNAGNRRMFSLNDIDRLLEIKDFLADGINMAGIKEIYARQKQRAEQKQADLAKPLTDRDVRRILHDEFLNLGGLQSDKGPNYPAR, encoded by the coding sequence ATGAAGGAAAAGGAACTGCGTCGCTCGTTGGCTGTCTTACCAATTGGTACGGTTATGAAGCTGACCGATTTGTCCGCACGACAAATTCGTTACTATGAAGAGCAAGCATTGATTACGCCGGAACGGAATGCTGGTAATCGGCGGATGTTTTCGCTAAATGATATTGATCGGTTACTTGAGATTAAGGATTTTTTAGCAGATGGTATCAATATGGCAGGAATCAAAGAAATTTATGCGCGCCAAAAGCAGCGGGCTGAACAGAAACAAGCTGATTTGGCTAAGCCACTAACTGATCGCGATGTGCGCCGCATCCTTCATGATGAATTCCTGAATCTCGGAGGTTTGCAGTCCGACAAGGGTCCCAATTATCCGGCACGTTAA